In one window of Synechococcus sp. M16CYN DNA:
- a CDS encoding BamA/TamA family outer membrane protein — MTRRLHSCSSVTICCEVLGFVLSFPLLSQPLQAQTLETAINSTIDESIVQTVKVEAPVVDPIQVDITRVLISEVAIEGITGHPEEDRLRLSVYDAMQIRPGRQVTRNELQNDLNAIQATGWFSNVRIILEDKPLGVRVVVQVNPFPVLTRVELNPAYDDLTGLMVEKIFASNYGRTLNLNDLYKGIKILQDWFAGEGYSLARITGPEQITPDGIASLRLTQGRILDIKVRFLTKNGDDIDENGNLINGKTKEWVINREISARPGQPFNRNILEDDIKRLYRTQLFSDVKVTLKPVPEQPGDVVLILGIVEQSTGQISGGLGYSQNQGIFGQAQFQDTNLFGRAWDVGLNVTYGQYGGLSNLTFTDPWIAGDRHRTGFRGSLFLSQQVPQVFQSEDNGNIRTLKGYANGRSHNIYKRNPKYDFRDFKKFPDIINETKYEHSNVSWFNYEGDSVALRKTGGNFALTRPLNGGNPFKDVPWRVLIGMSFEDVRPINFSANSRSYGVSTNKLKSGVVESKDVICISYGCAKSNILTGFRLAATYNTYDDSNNPTNGSFFTASTQQFVGVNENSPTFNKLLTNYTRFFPVNWLKLHKGCRPKLGETASCPQAVGLQVKAGVAFGDIPPYEAFCLGGSNSIRGWYDCDLAVAKAFSEITLEYRFPLISIFSGEVFMDAGTDFDTQKDIQGRPGLLLNKDGTGVSVGTGVIVRTPVGPLRLEVATKDFNDDYRFNLGVGWKF; from the coding sequence ATGACCCGACGTTTGCATAGCTGCTCTTCGGTCACTATCTGTTGCGAAGTTTTGGGTTTTGTACTTAGCTTTCCCCTATTGAGCCAGCCATTACAAGCCCAAACTTTAGAGACGGCGATCAACTCAACTATTGACGAATCCATCGTTCAAACAGTCAAGGTAGAAGCACCTGTGGTTGATCCCATACAAGTGGATATAACCCGCGTTCTCATTTCTGAAGTGGCTATTGAGGGGATTACCGGTCACCCAGAGGAAGATCGCCTTCGGTTATCAGTTTATGACGCTATGCAGATACGTCCTGGTAGACAAGTAACGCGTAACGAACTGCAGAATGACCTTAATGCTATTCAAGCCACCGGATGGTTTTCTAATGTTCGCATCATTCTTGAGGATAAACCTTTAGGTGTTCGTGTAGTTGTGCAAGTCAACCCTTTCCCTGTCCTGACAAGAGTGGAATTAAATCCTGCGTACGACGATCTTACAGGTCTTATGGTGGAAAAAATCTTTGCATCAAACTATGGGCGCACACTAAACCTCAATGACTTGTATAAGGGAATAAAAATTCTACAGGATTGGTTTGCTGGAGAAGGTTATTCATTAGCACGCATCACCGGTCCAGAACAAATCACCCCTGATGGAATAGCCTCCCTTAGGCTTACTCAAGGTCGTATCCTTGATATTAAGGTGCGATTCCTCACAAAAAATGGTGATGATATTGATGAAAATGGCAATCTGATTAATGGAAAAACAAAAGAATGGGTGATTAACCGAGAAATTTCTGCTCGGCCTGGTCAGCCATTCAACCGTAATATTCTTGAAGATGATATCAAAAGATTGTATAGAACCCAACTCTTTAGCGATGTAAAAGTTACGTTAAAGCCGGTTCCCGAACAGCCAGGGGATGTTGTGCTCATTCTTGGTATCGTTGAACAATCCACCGGTCAGATTTCCGGCGGCTTGGGTTACAGCCAGAATCAAGGTATTTTTGGACAGGCTCAGTTTCAGGACACAAACCTGTTCGGGCGAGCTTGGGATGTAGGCTTGAATGTCACTTACGGGCAGTATGGCGGGTTATCAAATCTCACTTTTACTGACCCATGGATTGCTGGAGATCGTCATCGCACTGGATTCCGTGGTTCGCTATTTTTGAGTCAGCAGGTTCCTCAAGTTTTCCAGAGTGAAGATAACGGTAACATTAGGACGTTAAAAGGCTACGCAAATGGTAGAAGCCATAATATTTACAAGAGAAATCCTAAATATGATTTTAGGGATTTTAAAAAATTTCCTGATATAATCAACGAGACTAAATATGAACATTCTAATGTAAGCTGGTTTAATTATGAGGGTGATTCAGTTGCCCTTAGGAAGACTGGTGGAAATTTTGCACTTACGCGTCCTCTCAATGGTGGAAATCCATTCAAAGACGTGCCATGGAGAGTGCTTATCGGCATGTCATTCGAGGATGTAAGACCGATTAACTTTTCAGCAAACTCTCGTTCCTATGGCGTGTCTACAAACAAATTAAAAAGTGGCGTAGTCGAGAGCAAGGATGTTATCTGTATTTCTTATGGCTGCGCTAAAAGTAATATTCTGACTGGTTTTAGACTCGCTGCTACCTATAACACTTATGATGACTCGAATAATCCAACAAATGGAAGCTTTTTTACAGCTAGCACTCAACAATTTGTCGGGGTAAATGAAAATTCGCCAACTTTTAACAAACTCCTTACTAATTATACTCGATTTTTTCCGGTTAATTGGTTAAAGTTGCACAAAGGTTGTCGTCCAAAGCTGGGTGAAACAGCTAGTTGTCCACAAGCAGTTGGTCTTCAAGTTAAGGCTGGTGTTGCCTTTGGAGATATACCTCCTTATGAGGCCTTTTGCCTAGGTGGCTCTAATTCCATTCGAGGTTGGTATGATTGCGACTTGGCCGTCGCTAAAGCCTTCAGTGAAATCACTCTCGAGTACAGATTTCCATTAATCAGCATTTTTTCTGGTGAGGTTTTTATGGATGCTGGCACTGATTTTGATACTCAAAAGGATATACAAGGACGTCCCGGTCTTCTGTTGAATAAGGATGGTACGGGTGTATCTGTTGGTACAGGCGTTATCGTTAGAACTCCGGTCGGCCCATTGCGATTAGAGGTGGCTACGAAAGATTTCAACGATGATTATCGCTTCAATCTCGGTGTTGGTTGGAAGTTCTAG
- the lpxB gene encoding lipid-A-disaccharide synthase, translating into MVQLLISTGEVSGDLQGSLLIQALKAEALGRGIDLEILALGGPRMAAAGAELIADTSPLGAIGLWEAVPLILPTLQLQAKVDFFLRQRLPDAVVLIDYVGANVRLGRSLRKQNPSLPIAYYIAPQEWAWRFGEGKPTHLLDFVDHILAIFPAEAEFYAARGVDVTWVGHPLLDSFQELPEQPISLTLLGLDPEAPVLLLVPASRPQELHYLMPPLARAAALLQQRYPGLQVLVPASLQQFEQPLTRALVEANVRNGRVVPATETDSVRRLLVAAADLAIGKSGTVNLELALQGAPQLVGYRVGRATAFIAKHLLRFQVEHISPVNLLLKERLVPELLQDQFTANALADLAQPFFEADSPERKAMLHGYSRLRAVLGKPGATTRAAQAIFDLVIR; encoded by the coding sequence ATGGTGCAGCTTTTGATCAGTACCGGCGAAGTCTCCGGTGATCTACAAGGCAGCCTATTAATTCAAGCTCTCAAAGCTGAAGCATTGGGGCGCGGAATCGATCTAGAAATTCTGGCCCTCGGCGGTCCTCGGATGGCTGCTGCTGGAGCGGAGTTGATTGCCGATACATCTCCTTTGGGAGCAATTGGTCTTTGGGAGGCGGTCCCCTTAATTTTGCCGACCTTACAGCTGCAGGCGAAAGTCGATTTTTTCTTAAGGCAACGTCTCCCTGATGCGGTGGTTTTAATCGATTACGTCGGTGCTAACGTGCGTTTGGGTAGGAGCTTACGGAAACAAAACCCATCCCTACCGATCGCGTACTACATAGCTCCCCAGGAGTGGGCTTGGCGCTTTGGCGAAGGCAAGCCCACGCATCTGTTGGATTTTGTCGATCACATTTTGGCGATTTTCCCAGCTGAAGCGGAATTCTACGCTGCACGTGGGGTAGATGTTACTTGGGTGGGCCATCCATTATTAGACAGTTTTCAGGAGTTGCCAGAACAACCAATCTCGCTAACGCTACTTGGACTTGATCCTGAGGCGCCAGTATTGCTGCTAGTGCCAGCTTCTCGTCCACAAGAACTGCACTATTTGATGCCGCCCCTTGCTCGAGCTGCGGCACTTTTGCAACAGCGCTACCCAGGACTTCAAGTACTAGTGCCAGCTAGCCTGCAGCAGTTTGAGCAACCACTGACCAGAGCCCTGGTCGAAGCCAACGTCCGCAATGGCCGCGTGGTTCCTGCTACGGAGACCGATAGCGTGAGACGACTGTTGGTCGCAGCAGCAGATTTGGCAATAGGCAAGTCGGGAACTGTAAACTTGGAGCTAGCCTTGCAGGGGGCACCGCAGTTGGTAGGTTACCGAGTGGGTCGAGCGACCGCGTTTATCGCAAAACATCTACTCCGCTTTCAGGTGGAACACATTTCACCTGTTAACCTGTTGTTGAAGGAACGTTTAGTCCCAGAGTTGTTACAGGACCAGTTCACAGCCAATGCTCTAGCGGACCTAGCACAACCCTTCTTTGAGGCTGACAGTCCTGAACGAAAGGCAATGCTTCATGGTTACAGCAGACTACGTGCTGTTTTAGGTAAGCCAGGAGCAACAACGAGAGCTGCTCAAGCAATCTTCGATCTGGTGATACGGTGA
- the msrA gene encoding peptide-methionine (S)-S-oxide reductase MsrA, whose translation MLIALFVFAGLQPADAKEQTAILAGGCFWCLEHDLEHLPGVIEAVSGYSGGHVDQPTYRQVSAENTGHQEAVQVRFDSVLISYSTLLRSFWRNVDPFDSGGQFCDRGDSYRPVIFVADATQARDARTSAQAAADELGYPRSAIEVEIREAVPFWPAEQYHQNYAMRSTIKYNYYRFACGRDRRLDQVWGDNARTGNDWVNKH comes from the coding sequence GTGTTGATCGCCCTATTCGTTTTTGCAGGTTTGCAACCCGCTGACGCTAAGGAACAGACGGCTATTTTAGCTGGAGGCTGTTTTTGGTGCTTGGAGCACGATTTGGAACACCTTCCAGGGGTGATTGAAGCTGTCAGCGGCTATAGTGGTGGTCACGTGGATCAACCCACCTACCGCCAGGTGAGTGCTGAAAACACAGGTCACCAGGAGGCAGTACAGGTGCGCTTCGATTCTGTACTGATCAGTTACAGCACTCTGTTGCGTAGTTTCTGGCGCAATGTGGATCCCTTTGACAGTGGCGGTCAATTCTGTGATCGCGGCGATTCCTATCGCCCAGTGATCTTTGTCGCCGATGCCACCCAGGCAAGAGATGCTAGAACGAGCGCACAGGCGGCGGCCGATGAACTCGGTTATCCACGTTCAGCGATCGAAGTGGAAATACGTGAGGCTGTGCCCTTTTGGCCTGCTGAGCAGTACCACCAGAATTACGCAATGCGGAGCACAATCAAATACAACTATTATCGTTTCGCTTGTGGCCGAGATCGCCGGCTAGATCAGGTCTGGGGAGACAATGCTCGTACTGGCAACGACTGGGTTAATAAGCATTAG
- the fabZ gene encoding 3-hydroxyacyl-ACP dehydratase FabZ, with protein MTESSNSDVVLTSEQIAGLLPHRYPFALVDRVTAHEPGVSATAIKNVTTNEPQFQGHFPGRPLMPGVLIVEAMAQVGGIIVAHIPDLPKGLFVFAGIDGVRFRRPVVPGDQLVIYCELMSLKRKRFGKVKAEALVADDLVCSGELLFSLID; from the coding sequence GTGACTGAATCTTCCAACTCAGATGTTGTGCTGACAAGTGAACAGATCGCCGGGTTGCTTCCACATCGCTATCCATTCGCCCTCGTAGATCGGGTCACCGCCCATGAGCCAGGAGTTTCAGCTACTGCGATTAAAAATGTCACCACGAATGAGCCTCAGTTCCAAGGCCATTTTCCAGGGCGACCTTTGATGCCGGGGGTCCTGATCGTGGAGGCTATGGCTCAAGTCGGTGGAATTATCGTCGCCCATATACCTGATCTGCCAAAGGGTTTGTTCGTTTTTGCAGGAATTGACGGAGTACGCTTCCGCCGCCCCGTGGTTCCTGGAGATCAACTAGTGATTTATTGCGAACTGATGAGCCTTAAACGCAAGCGTTTTGGCAAGGTCAAAGCAGAAGCCTTGGTAGCGGACGACTTGGTTTGTTCTGGTGAATTGTTGTTCTCCTTGATAGACTGA
- the lpxA gene encoding acyl-ACP--UDP-N-acetylglucosamine O-acyltransferase, with amino-acid sequence MGKSSVQIHSHAVIDPKAELAAGVVVGSGAVIGPQVVVGENTWIGPNVVLDGRVTLGKDNRVFPGACLGQDPQDLKYRGANTEVVIGDGNTLRECVTINRATEEGEMTRIGDHNLLMASCHLGHNSLLGNDIVMSNAIQVAGHVVIEDRAVIGGCLGIHQFVHIGEMAMVGGMTRVIRDVPPYCLVEGHPGRLRGLNKVGLQRSGLAHQYAGRELKQLREIWNLLYRSDCVMAEALQKARSQELLPAADHLCRFLEASITKGRRGPTPVLVSR; translated from the coding sequence GTGGGTAAGTCCTCTGTACAGATTCACTCCCATGCAGTGATCGACCCCAAGGCCGAGCTGGCGGCGGGTGTGGTGGTTGGTTCTGGTGCTGTAATCGGTCCTCAGGTCGTTGTTGGTGAGAATACCTGGATCGGCCCCAACGTTGTCTTGGATGGGCGGGTCACTCTGGGAAAAGATAATAGAGTGTTCCCTGGGGCCTGTCTTGGGCAAGATCCTCAGGATTTGAAATATCGCGGTGCGAATACTGAGGTAGTCATTGGCGACGGCAATACACTGCGAGAGTGCGTCACGATTAATCGCGCCACTGAAGAAGGAGAAATGACTCGGATTGGTGACCATAATCTGTTAATGGCCTCTTGCCATCTCGGTCACAACTCTCTACTTGGTAATGACATCGTTATGTCCAATGCTATTCAGGTGGCAGGCCATGTGGTGATCGAAGACCGGGCGGTGATTGGTGGTTGTTTGGGAATTCATCAATTTGTACATATTGGAGAAATGGCAATGGTGGGAGGAATGACTCGAGTAATTCGCGACGTTCCCCCATATTGTTTGGTGGAAGGGCATCCTGGCCGGTTGCGCGGTCTGAATAAGGTTGGCTTACAGCGCAGTGGATTGGCACACCAATATGCCGGTCGTGAGCTAAAACAATTGCGGGAGATCTGGAACTTGCTGTACCGCTCTGACTGTGTGATGGCTGAGGCCTTACAGAAGGCTCGCAGCCAAGAACTACTTCCCGCAGCGGATCATTTATGTCGCTTCCTTGAAGCCTCTATTACTAAGGGGCGGCGTGGACCGACTCCGGTTCTAGTCAGCCGTTGA
- a CDS encoding ATP-binding protein has protein sequence MSSESGVVLADWALPPNGEPPTEDNSIWKRVTAWWAEFSLQTKLLAVATLVVSLMMTGITFFALNGIQRDAAMNDTRYARDLGLLLAGNVTELVVEGQDRELANVAEKFWRSSRSVRYIFFADPESVIYLGIPISATPIGENDELRLNRRLELPEELQLRPQNPLVRQHLTPQGTVTDVFVPLIRSGRYYGVLGLGVNPNETALASAALTREVTVAVFISIWVLVILGAVFNALTITRPVKELLRGVRSVASGNFQARVDLPVGGELGELLTGFNAMASQLEAYDEANIEELTAAQVKQQSLIATMADGAILLDATGRIVLANPTARRLFHWEGRNLEWQELVEELPELLTVEVHSALDALLLGSSDGEDLRCSVGEPARTLRIVMQAVRDASGESLKGIAVTIQDLTREVELNAAQSRFISNVSHELRTPLFNIKSYVETLHDLGDQLSEDEKKEFLGVANDETDRLTRLVNDVLDLSRLESDRTIHFETISMRPAMEQTLRTYRLNAEDKAVRLRLDVAPDLPDVLGNWDLLLQVFDNLVGNALKFSRPGGTLNLRAYLWPDSCIVKAKIGDLGEGPTCTLTSPLPRLRVEIADTGYGISPPDQDRIFDRFYRVENAVHTEAGTGLGLSIVRGILDKHGTQISMVSELDVGTTFWFDLPLKQCDYDGFGLQVEEYFPNN, from the coding sequence ATGAGCAGCGAGAGCGGAGTAGTCTTGGCTGACTGGGCTTTACCTCCAAATGGGGAGCCTCCCACCGAAGACAACTCTATTTGGAAACGAGTTACTGCCTGGTGGGCGGAATTTAGTCTTCAGACCAAACTATTGGCAGTGGCCACCTTGGTGGTGAGCCTGATGATGACCGGTATCACCTTTTTTGCTCTGAATGGCATCCAAAGAGATGCAGCAATGAACGATACTCGCTACGCTCGAGACCTGGGCTTGCTTCTTGCCGGTAATGTCACAGAATTAGTTGTTGAAGGGCAAGACCGTGAGCTCGCCAATGTCGCTGAAAAGTTTTGGCGCTCGAGCCGAAGTGTTCGTTACATCTTTTTCGCTGATCCAGAGAGCGTTATCTATTTGGGGATCCCTATCAGCGCGACACCAATCGGAGAAAACGATGAACTGCGTTTGAATAGACGGCTGGAACTTCCCGAAGAGCTACAGCTTCGTCCCCAAAACCCATTGGTTAGACAACACTTGACCCCCCAAGGGACTGTGACAGATGTGTTCGTGCCGTTAATCCGCAGTGGCAGGTACTACGGAGTGCTGGGTCTTGGTGTCAATCCCAACGAGACAGCTCTTGCCAGTGCAGCGTTGACTCGAGAAGTCACCGTGGCCGTTTTCATCTCTATCTGGGTTCTGGTAATTCTTGGGGCAGTATTTAACGCTCTTACCATCACGCGTCCGGTGAAAGAACTTTTGCGCGGAGTGCGTTCTGTAGCTTCTGGCAACTTTCAAGCCAGAGTCGATCTTCCAGTGGGCGGCGAATTAGGCGAGTTGCTCACAGGATTTAATGCTATGGCCTCTCAACTCGAGGCCTATGACGAAGCCAATATTGAGGAACTCACCGCTGCCCAGGTGAAACAACAGTCATTGATCGCAACAATGGCTGATGGGGCCATCCTTCTGGACGCCACTGGACGCATCGTGTTGGCTAACCCTACTGCACGGCGGTTATTCCATTGGGAGGGTCGCAACCTTGAGTGGCAAGAACTTGTCGAAGAGCTACCAGAACTATTGACTGTTGAGGTCCATAGTGCTCTCGATGCGCTTTTACTTGGTAGTTCAGATGGCGAAGATCTTCGATGCAGTGTCGGCGAACCTGCTCGAACGCTCCGGATCGTGATGCAGGCGGTTCGCGATGCAAGCGGAGAAAGTCTTAAAGGCATAGCCGTCACAATTCAGGATCTTACTCGAGAGGTGGAACTCAATGCTGCTCAAAGTCGCTTTATTAGCAATGTATCCCATGAGTTACGAACACCTCTATTTAATATCAAGAGTTACGTCGAAACCTTACATGATCTCGGCGACCAACTAAGTGAAGATGAAAAAAAAGAATTTCTTGGGGTTGCAAATGACGAAACTGATCGACTAACGCGATTGGTGAACGATGTCCTTGACCTTTCACGACTCGAATCAGACCGAACTATTCATTTTGAAACTATCAGCATGCGTCCAGCGATGGAACAAACTCTACGCACTTATAGGCTAAACGCTGAAGACAAAGCGGTACGGCTGAGATTGGATGTCGCTCCCGATCTTCCCGATGTACTAGGAAACTGGGATTTACTTCTACAAGTTTTCGACAATTTGGTCGGAAACGCACTGAAATTTAGCCGACCAGGGGGTACTTTGAACCTTCGTGCTTACCTGTGGCCTGACAGCTGCATAGTCAAGGCAAAGATCGGTGACCTGGGTGAAGGCCCAACTTGCACTTTAACGTCTCCGCTACCACGACTACGCGTGGAAATCGCTGACACTGGTTATGGTATCAGTCCTCCCGATCAAGATCGAATCTTCGATCGCTTTTATCGAGTTGAAAATGCCGTCCACACCGAAGCAGGCACCGGCCTCGGATTATCGATCGTACGAGGAATCCTGGACAAGCATGGTACACAGATTTCGATGGTGAGCGAGCTTGACGTGGGGACAACTTTTTGGTTTGACCTGCCCTTAAAGCAATGTGACTATGACGGATTTGGTCTTCAAGTTGAAGAATATTTCCCAAACAACTAG
- the purC gene encoding phosphoribosylaminoimidazolesuccinocarboxamide synthase: protein MKPDHGKLLYEGKAKRVYAMAEGDSALIEFKDDTTAFNAQKKAQLNDKGWLNCQISACLFELLKQKGVPTHYLGLVGNAWMKVQRVHVIPLEVVLRNTAAGSLCEQMPIAQGTQLKPALLDLYYKDDGLGDPLLTEARVKLLEVVDEVRLSAIKQLGHRVNEVLCSFFAKINLQLVDLKLEFGVSSAGQLLLADEISPDTCRLWDYQSPDVMDRILDKDRFRHDLGGVIEAYREILERIHSAYPRSPLL from the coding sequence ATGAAACCAGATCACGGAAAGCTTCTATACGAGGGCAAAGCCAAACGCGTTTACGCCATGGCCGAAGGGGATAGTGCTTTGATCGAATTTAAGGACGATACAACAGCGTTTAATGCACAGAAAAAGGCTCAATTGAACGACAAAGGTTGGCTAAATTGCCAGATCTCTGCTTGTTTGTTCGAGCTACTCAAGCAGAAAGGCGTTCCGACCCATTACCTTGGCCTTGTCGGGAATGCTTGGATGAAAGTTCAGCGGGTGCATGTTATCCCGTTGGAAGTCGTGTTGCGCAACACTGCCGCCGGTTCCCTGTGTGAGCAGATGCCGATAGCACAGGGAACTCAACTAAAGCCAGCATTGCTTGACCTGTACTACAAAGATGATGGACTAGGCGACCCTCTTTTAACTGAGGCCAGGGTCAAATTGCTGGAGGTAGTGGATGAAGTACGCCTGTCGGCTATTAAGCAACTAGGTCACAGAGTAAACGAAGTTCTGTGCTCATTTTTTGCGAAAATTAATCTTCAACTAGTTGATCTTAAACTGGAGTTTGGAGTGAGTTCTGCTGGCCAATTGCTACTTGCTGATGAAATTAGCCCCGATACCTGTCGGCTTTGGGACTACCAAAGTCCTGACGTGATGGATAGGATTCTGGATAAGGACAGATTCCGGCATGATCTTGGCGGTGTGATAGAGGCTTACAGAGAGATTCTCGAACGCATTCATTCTGCGTACCCTCGCAGCCCCCTTCTGTAA
- the lpxC gene encoding UDP-3-O-acyl-N-acetylglucosamine deacetylase has translation MITWPEDYSGAWTLAGQSERSGVGLHSGLTSVVQLRGADQPGFYLKVEGHADPFRLVPSQVCNSQLCTTLNLGPCKVATVEHLLAALAGCGLTHVEIRLSGNEIPLLDGSALDWTEAIAEAGLKPAETPRLAAPELNQPLLRHRGGGVIMATPAETFSLFGVIDFPQPAIGRQQLALEMTPRRFIEEIAPARTFGFSNQVNQLRAAGLIKGGNLDNALVCNGDGWVNPPLRFPNEPVRHKLLDLIGDLALVGFPKAKVFVYRGSHELHTDFAASL, from the coding sequence GTGATCACTTGGCCTGAGGATTATTCAGGTGCTTGGACGCTGGCTGGTCAGTCTGAGAGGTCAGGTGTTGGTCTTCATAGTGGCCTTACATCGGTGGTGCAATTACGGGGAGCTGATCAGCCTGGGTTCTATCTTAAAGTCGAGGGTCATGCCGATCCATTTCGTTTGGTTCCGAGTCAGGTTTGTAATAGTCAGCTTTGTACGACTTTGAATTTGGGCCCATGCAAGGTGGCTACCGTGGAGCACTTGTTAGCGGCTTTGGCTGGTTGCGGTCTCACCCATGTAGAAATTAGGTTGAGCGGTAATGAGATTCCTCTGTTGGATGGCTCAGCTCTGGATTGGACCGAAGCAATCGCAGAGGCTGGGTTGAAACCCGCTGAGACACCTCGCCTTGCTGCACCGGAGTTAAATCAACCCTTGCTACGACACCGTGGCGGTGGTGTAATCATGGCAACTCCAGCTGAAACTTTCAGTCTTTTTGGAGTTATTGATTTTCCACAGCCAGCGATTGGGCGGCAGCAGCTAGCTCTAGAAATGACGCCTCGGCGGTTTATCGAGGAGATCGCCCCTGCACGAACCTTTGGTTTTAGTAATCAGGTGAATCAATTACGTGCAGCGGGACTAATCAAAGGTGGAAATTTAGATAATGCTTTGGTTTGCAATGGTGATGGATGGGTGAACCCACCGCTTCGTTTCCCGAATGAACCAGTGCGCCATAAGCTCTTAGACCTAATTGGAGATCTGGCTCTCGTTGGTTTCCCTAAAGCTAAGGTTTTTGTTTACAGGGGTTCCCATGAACTCCACACCGATTTTGCTGCTTCCTTGTGA
- the purD gene encoding phosphoribosylamine--glycine ligase, translating into MAISSTHSHFLPPLRRVLIVGSGGREQALAWALGRNPEIATVWIAPGNGGTQGKAIALVETDTDALVTFCRDKSIDLVVVGPEAPLAAGVADVLRAAEIKVFGPSAAGAQLEASKAWAKRLMRDAGVPTARYWVVNSEIEAITVLREVNRPLVVKADGLAAGKGVIVAESIAEAEEAIHDAFQGRFGTAGLHLILEERLQGPEVSVFALCDGQRMILLPPVQDHKRLYEGDRGPNTGGMGAYAPVPLLDDNALGHVEALILQPTLMTLRQRGIDYRGVIYAGLIITEIGPQVIEFNCRFGDPECQTLMPLLGPELGDVLYACAIGRLDLAPPLTVSSRSSACVVAVADGYPDAPRKGDAIQSVFQTDETHQLFHAGTQRDKNGQLTAVGGRVLAVVAQGDDFDSAFAAAYSGMADINFTGITYRRDIGHQVRSS; encoded by the coding sequence ATGGCTATTTCGTCTACCCATTCCCATTTTCTTCCCCCTCTCCGGCGAGTTCTGATAGTGGGAAGTGGTGGCCGAGAACAAGCTCTGGCTTGGGCCTTGGGGCGAAACCCCGAGATCGCCACGGTTTGGATTGCGCCTGGGAATGGTGGAACACAAGGCAAGGCGATTGCCCTAGTAGAAACCGATACCGATGCCCTTGTAACGTTCTGCCGAGACAAAAGCATCGACCTTGTTGTGGTCGGACCAGAAGCACCCCTAGCCGCAGGTGTAGCAGATGTTCTTCGTGCTGCGGAGATTAAGGTTTTTGGTCCTAGTGCAGCAGGCGCTCAACTCGAAGCAAGTAAGGCTTGGGCTAAGCGATTGATGCGTGATGCCGGGGTCCCCACGGCTAGGTATTGGGTTGTCAATAGCGAAATAGAAGCCATAACCGTTCTGAGGGAGGTGAACCGTCCTTTGGTGGTAAAAGCCGACGGCTTGGCTGCAGGCAAAGGGGTAATCGTGGCCGAATCAATAGCAGAGGCGGAAGAGGCCATCCATGACGCTTTTCAGGGTCGCTTTGGTACCGCTGGGCTCCACCTCATTCTGGAGGAACGACTTCAAGGTCCTGAGGTATCTGTCTTCGCTCTCTGTGATGGGCAACGAATGATTCTTCTACCCCCGGTGCAGGATCACAAACGACTTTATGAAGGAGATCGCGGCCCCAACACCGGAGGAATGGGGGCGTATGCCCCGGTTCCACTTTTGGACGACAATGCTTTAGGACACGTGGAAGCTTTAATTCTGCAACCTACCTTGATGACCTTGAGACAGCGGGGTATCGATTACCGTGGCGTGATCTATGCAGGTTTAATAATTACTGAGATAGGCCCACAAGTTATCGAATTCAACTGTCGCTTTGGTGATCCGGAATGTCAGACCCTAATGCCGTTACTGGGGCCAGAGCTTGGTGACGTTCTGTATGCTTGCGCTATCGGTCGCCTTGATCTCGCGCCGCCCCTCACAGTTTCGTCCCGGAGCAGCGCTTGTGTCGTGGCGGTTGCGGACGGATACCCCGACGCGCCCCGTAAAGGGGATGCCATCCAATCCGTTTTCCAAACTGACGAAACACATCAGCTGTTTCATGCCGGCACCCAGCGCGATAAGAACGGTCAACTCACTGCAGTGGGCGGTCGTGTTCTGGCTGTAGTCGCCCAGGGTGACGATTTTGATTCCGCATTTGCAGCTGCTTACTCTGGGATGGCCGACATCAACTTCACAGGGATCACTTACCGTCGCGATATTGGCCATCAGGTGCGCTCAAGCTAA